A genomic stretch from Candidatus Limnocylindria bacterium includes:
- a CDS encoding replication-relaxation family protein: MNLSFARQTEVISQLAGFRFLTQPQIDEFLFAGSSLTALSRQVIVRRLLVRLKRQGLVQMTPRVVASAGGTARLVYFLSAAGYNRARDGNSALRAGRPGIRSSTLMEHGLACADVALAFRRLARSRPGHEILEWECDWQAAERLGSSVVVPDAHLSYATATDTLEAFFEIDRATEGSKVFKRKVRRYLELYWSGDWRRHLKEWPIIFTVTPSSTRARLLKRVTETVLDAQGEGARIYRMTKFRFATLDDVIAPEGPFAEIWHRAGESGLHAGSGRVDSVTRRLAPAVRSRAGRLGSGLLPAGKDEHDRRTHLNNTDIASNWHAQTHEVGRDA, encoded by the coding sequence ATGAACCTGTCATTCGCTCGTCAGACCGAAGTCATCTCGCAGCTCGCCGGGTTTCGCTTTCTGACCCAGCCGCAGATCGACGAGTTCCTCTTCGCCGGGTCCTCGCTGACGGCACTCTCGCGACAGGTCATCGTTCGGCGGCTCCTGGTACGCCTCAAAAGGCAGGGCCTCGTCCAGATGACCCCGCGCGTCGTGGCTTCCGCCGGCGGCACCGCCCGCCTCGTGTACTTCCTCAGCGCCGCCGGCTACAACCGCGCCCGTGACGGGAACTCCGCGCTGCGGGCGGGCCGTCCGGGGATCCGCAGTAGCACCCTCATGGAGCACGGGCTGGCCTGCGCCGACGTCGCGCTCGCCTTCCGGCGCCTGGCGCGGTCGCGTCCTGGCCACGAGATCCTCGAATGGGAATGCGACTGGCAGGCCGCGGAGCGCCTGGGCTCGTCCGTCGTGGTCCCTGACGCGCATCTGTCCTATGCCACCGCAACCGACACGCTGGAAGCCTTCTTCGAGATCGATCGCGCGACGGAAGGCTCGAAGGTCTTCAAGCGCAAGGTCCGGCGCTATCTCGAACTCTACTGGTCCGGCGACTGGCGCCGGCACCTCAAGGAGTGGCCCATCATCTTCACCGTCACACCGAGCTCCACGCGCGCGAGGCTTCTTAAGCGCGTCACCGAGACCGTCCTCGACGCCCAAGGCGAGGGTGCGCGGATCTACCGCATGACCAAGTTCCGCTTCGCTACGCTCGACGACGTCATCGCGCCAGAAGGACCGTTCGCAGAGATTTGGCACCGCGCCGGCGAGAGCGGGCTGCATGCGGGCTCCGGTCGGGTCGACTCCGTGACCAGACGCCTCGCGCCAGCCGTGCGCAGCCGCGCCGGTAGACTCGGCAGCGGCCTGCTGCCCGCCGGGAAGGATGAGCATGACCGGCGTACGCACCTTAACAACACAGACATCGCGAGCAACTGGCACGCCCAGACCCACGAGGTGGGCCGAGATGCGTGA
- a CDS encoding tyrosine-type recombinase/integrase: MRDSHAPLVETMESFLVHRHDLSPATAANYRIAIAAFASWCERVLGRPAEIGDVEPGTVEQYLSERKKTISAQTARSAWVALRSVARFLAEQRIHHDQGQSMLRLVRMPKVKDESRRALTDDEMWHLIERSAESESGKRDSAIVWTLLGCGLRREELAGLRLGDVDLSERRLHIRAATTKSVHPRDVNLPIESLKALDSYVADHRKGGDDAHEPLFTDRRGNGLTGNAVRKLFERLEARTGIRGLCAHMLRHTWATNFHRSRSGTRFDLMVEGGWTTGRMVERYTKARPFEERRKAPSPFTASRDARKEKRPSEKRPSQKRSALDEKRIA; encoded by the coding sequence ATGCGTGACAGTCACGCACCTCTGGTCGAAACCATGGAGAGCTTTCTCGTGCACCGTCACGACCTCTCGCCAGCCACAGCGGCCAACTACCGCATCGCGATCGCAGCGTTCGCGAGCTGGTGCGAGCGGGTCCTCGGCCGTCCGGCCGAGATCGGCGACGTCGAGCCGGGCACCGTGGAGCAGTACCTGAGCGAACGCAAGAAGACCATCTCCGCACAGACCGCGCGCTCGGCCTGGGTCGCCCTCAGATCGGTGGCGCGGTTCCTCGCCGAGCAGCGGATCCATCACGACCAGGGTCAATCGATGCTCCGGCTCGTCCGAATGCCAAAGGTGAAGGACGAGAGCCGCCGCGCGCTCACCGACGACGAGATGTGGCATCTCATCGAACGCTCCGCCGAGAGCGAGAGCGGCAAACGCGACAGCGCCATCGTCTGGACGCTTCTCGGCTGCGGTCTCCGCAGGGAGGAGCTCGCCGGACTTCGCCTCGGCGACGTCGATCTCAGCGAGCGGCGTCTGCACATCAGAGCCGCGACGACCAAATCGGTCCACCCACGCGACGTCAACCTCCCCATCGAGAGCCTCAAAGCGCTCGACTCATATGTCGCAGACCACCGCAAAGGCGGCGACGACGCGCACGAACCGCTGTTCACCGACCGCCGCGGCAACGGCCTCACCGGCAATGCGGTCCGCAAGCTCTTCGAGCGCCTCGAGGCGCGCACCGGCATCCGCGGACTCTGCGCTCACATGCTGCGGCACACGTGGGCGACGAACTTCCATCGCTCCCGGTCGGGCACGCGCTTCGATCTCATGGTCGAAGGCGGCTGGACCACCGGACGGATGGTGGAGCGATACACCAAGGCGCGGCCGTTCGAGGAACGTCGCAAGGCGCCCTCACCGTTCACCGCGTCGCGCGACGCGCGAAAAGAGAAGAGGCCGTCAGAGAAGCGGCCCTCACAGAAGAGAAGCGCCCTGGACGAAAAGCGCATCGCGTAG